The DNA sequence acaaacctcttcctctactcaacttgatgataacaaaaagggggagaaaagacTAAGTGAGGGGGAAAAGCATCatattcaaatcagtaaagtaattgtgcctacaattgctctCACCAAGCCACTAGTAATAGACAGTATTAATCTGATCAATGAAGCACTTcacattcaaatcagtaaagtaattgtgcctacaattgctctcaccaagccaccagtaacagacagtattgatctgatcaataaagcagcagccaacataagagcagctgaaaagaagaagttgagtCCAATGAActaggagaaaattgatgaggacatacaaaagaagtttgggcaAGTACAGAAGctagaaaagtcagccattcatcactctcaagtcaagcagatttctgtgaatgaaatgatcATGAACTATCTGAAAAGAGGACatccatcctgcatcaaatctccaaaggctaaaataattttgaagccaagggtgaactatccaaaatcatcattaaagaacccttttgatacagtgtatgagacacctaagcctgatgagaagaagcttctgtcaagatcaattgctttctacaaggatccagctgattcagctttaaaaaggagaattgctaaagttttcagaaatggtaaaaAAATTTGTGTGctggctggacatcctcaatttgctcaagtaaagagagaagaaaaggcaagactaaaacaagaaaagaagcaagctgctctagatgccaaaaaggctaagcaaaagaaagagcaagctgctattttggccaagctacaagctgtaaaaccaacacaacaaattcctgctcatccatctgaaatcactgaatctcaagatccaaagaagcaagttgaaccataACAGAAGAAAGCTCtaagatacaaggaattggccaaaagaaccaaaaggaaattggactttgttgataaggaattggagtatcagttttccaaggaatccactccaactacaactcaagaatcaaaaccctctgtggtatttgaagacatcaaggtgatggatccttacaggaaaattcatggtgaacctattgtgcccaaggatgaaccaatagactgggagagcctaccaattcctgacttcaatttgccaatacatagcaagccaaaaagaacaaagtcaagagcagtcaagaaagtgaagttgtcacctctcaaatccaaatctctaactaaagctcaatccaaagtcaacaagggagattacatatacttatgtgacatcaaggaattctctgatctaaatctctatctagatgaactagaagaagtgagagggattgatgcctacaggaatctacctgaaaggttagttttcaagtacaagggaggaaaggagattcaatggccacttcacaggatccttcaagaaagccaagttgttctgataaaggtttattcatccttcaagaagaactttggattcaatgtaactgtaagaagactggttctaaagaagattgaagaactgaggagtattagagctaaagatgcactcccaaagactatAATCATTCCCTACATAgggaaaagagtgcatctaaggccctactggctgatggagttcatggatgacaaaggagtgggaagatttttcagattagaagaccaattgagcatctctagcaatgagactcttttggaaatgcaagaaaagctaaatctctcagaatctaatgAACCGGAATCCCACAGAGggctccaaaatcagatagaaggAAACAACataaagcttggaaagagatccagatcttcaaggaaatagattaatctgctcaggctagaggagcaccttgaaaatgactgtgagcaaatctttgtacattttgttaattgaagcactttacagtataatctactttcttttaaagctgtatttttagggtgttttgttatcatcaagtttctcttaatttatggctacaattttagtagacataaattgggggagattgttgtgaatatgttgtgaacttgatgatttcatttgttaggtcacacacactgtaaaagggggttgaatacagtgtttactacaatcaaatcgaatataagaactcaaataacagaacacagattttattcaacacaataaactctgttacaaagaactattcactctcagtaatgaacaaattatcacgagagttgctagggttacaatgaataataatctcgatcaagataacacatatagtgtaaaccctatgtctgtgtttatatactacacagttacaagataatcttctaattgatatcgaatataattctgcttcctaatatatatcaatcagttatcttttcttccaagtattctattcttcatagaattcttctccatgcatatctcttcttatgtttgtctcgatcttttttccttcaatcagccgccttccttatctaaaagtctccttaagtcctgatattatctcctgataaatatcttctgatatcttaagttctgataacttaagtcttgatatcttaagttctgacttcagtataagtactgatttctagttaagtactgatttgtcctcttaagtaagatctgaaaactaaacacaaatcatattagacatgacatcataaatatatctaacaatctcccccaacttataaagtagcataatatacaagttcaacatatatttgatgatgccgaaaacattaagtacaaatgcatgagaatttgactagataactataacttacagtccttatagctttaccatccttaaagtttgatatcagcttcagtctgtatacacttcagaatttaagcagttgtagatctttgacttggcttcaatttctgatctctttgatgttaggagttgttctgagatagttcttcaacaaacatctctcagcatattcaagttcattgaccatcctccttttagcatttttttaattcaactgtatcttcaccagtttgaaaaatagcagccctgagatcatttatcttagctttccTTATATACTGATCTAGCCTGTTtatataggctttatcagactctagattgaattcaagtcctttaataccagaaaatgtagtgatgattttagcagtattaggcttcatttcaaccatttctccactgtgagatatgtacttaggacagtatgggctgtcagactttacagagtaaagcttcttctgtctttgaatatttgattttaaataacctgcaacaccatttgttgatctatttttcacttgaagtagaaatagaacctgttccagttcttcaaaatacttcaatggaatagcattttccctgatctagaataccctcccatctgtcataaagtataacatgatatcttctttcaaaacagagtgataaaacatttgtacagattcaagttaattcaatctctcaggagttgctcctacacctggttcactaaaggaagttggatcattggtagtgttgtgtactctcctttctttagaactacccaatcctgatttgtctcttgcttcctttcctgtaacaactcttgcttcaaaaccatttgatgtagtcttcaaaggttgagtctgttgagcttttgtgaatcctggtagtagcatctttgaaggtttaacatgagcaatgtcagaggtttcctttcccttatcttctgatattaagccaacttaagctatgtcagaggttgtttgcttcactgtaatatcatattttactaagtcctgatcttgatcaacatgagctctgtcagaggttgtttgaatatcctttttcttcaaaatcagactagcatcttcatcatatttttcttcatccatgattggtatatatacctttacaggttcaccaattttttctttgcccttggaccttggatctacttccactagtgatttggctttggttgcctcagaatttgtcctctCTTTAAGCATAATAtccttaggttttggaagtttcttttcaacaacagaagctttagactccgagttgacattttctgctttaagtctagcttcttcttcctttagactttcaaagtccattctaggattttctttgagaaataatctctttgaaatttcttcatcaagttccagatgttcagtagaacttatcattttaccagttcagaacttattctctgacttgtagttccagctttgcttgatgaaaaaccttttcCTTGACCATGACATTTtcccattccagagtttccctagtcatcaattctatcatccttacccttcagtacttgactagatttgcatttggacttaatcactttctcccccttttggcatcagtaggtaaaagaagtaagacaagcaatttcactgaggattggatctcattgagttgagtttgctaagaagcttgattctttagaattttaGAAATCCAATCTTGTTGCTTTTCCATAAccttttcaatatacccaattcggtcaaagggtggcttaaaaaatctgttcttttccaattttatattcatatcttgctggatcagagattcttgaattttattcaccttataatgagttattgagtgttgaccttgaaggtgcctagtactcattgcagttctctcagctgtgccttgaaatcatcatttatcagcatttcatcagccttagcaaggtgctcagcaagaattttttcagtaggaacaaaactaactgtgttccattccttagtccacttctttcctctaggagtttcactccaaggtactggtgtatcctctctaacaaacttcttgattaaatcagctttgcatggagcttgttgaggtgcatgtccagatggaccagctgcatcaatatctacatttgtagcagcttcaccagtaatttcagcattgtcagtatcagaacttacaaagcctgcagtatcagcatcctctgatagaataacagtatatgaggctatagaggctttaACATCATCCTTTAAATTCTGATCTGAAACTAAGTTCTGATCAgcatccaaattttgatgcccacctaaaaactgattttcatcatccagattcagaattggtgttgttggaatatcatcagtgaaatcagcatctagaattagtgttgttggtggagtgagttgagttggtggagcttccaagtacagaacctcaaccacaatcaagttatgtatgtctatttcagcacttgtacctgggtcttcttGATATCAAATTATCCTAACTCAGTTGCCCACTTGATGAGTCTTTCACTGGCCTTCGGGCTATGAAGAATATTCCTTAAGGGTTGGTCCGTTAGGACTTCGATCTTGTAAGCTTGGAAGTATGGTCCGAACTTCCGTGAGGCTATGATGAGAGCAAGTACGAACTTCTCCATGGTGGAGTAATTCAACTCTGCTCCATGAGCACCTTGCTTATATAGTATACAGGCTTCTGAAGTTTCTGTTCTTCTTTCACGAGGACTGCACTCATGGCTTGTTCAAAATACTGCGAGGTACAAATAAAGGGTGTCCTCCGGACTTGGTTTGGCCAGCAATGGGGCTTCGTTCATGTACTTCTTTATTtgttcaaaggcctcttggctctcagCTGTCCATTTAAAAATTTTCACCTTCTTAAGGGTTTTGAAAATGGACCGACATTTATCTCCAGACTTTAAGATAAACCTCCCTAGAGTTGCGATTCTTCCTGTCAGCTTCTGAACGTCCTTGATGGAGcgtggtggctccatgtctaggatgGCTTTGATCTTGTCGGGGTTGGCCTCTATTCCCCTCTTAGAGACCATGTGACCCAAAACTTTTCTAGACCCAATGCCAAAAGCACACTTGGctgggtttaacatcatcttgtggtgcgccttagcacttcaaatgcctctctAAGGTGACTAATATGATCGGCCTTGCGTAGGCTTTTGACTatcatgtcatcaacatagacctccatggtcttccAAATTAGATGGGAAAATATCTTATTTACCAATTTTTGgtaagtagctcctgcattcttaagtccaaaagccataGCAAGATAACAAAATACACCAAAGTCAGTTATAAAAGATACCTTGGAGGTGTCATTTTTGTTCATTTTAATCTGATTGTAACGGATGAAGCCATCCATAGAACTTAGTAGGGGTGAGCAAAACTGAACCAAAATGGAAAATCCGAACCTAACCGGTAAAATTCGGTTTGGTTTGGTTTGAgtttttttcaaaattttggtTTTTTCAGTTTTTCGGTTTACACCAAAATAAAATCGGTTCGGTTTTTCAAAATATTGGTTCGGTTTTAACCAAATTAActgaataatatatatatatatatgaattatatTTTATACATAATATAATACAATAAATAACTAAATATTAAACAAAATAGAAACATTCACCAACATAAGTATTGATAGACAAACCCGTTGTCTTTATCGCGCCGCATATGCAGATTTAATTTTAACATATATTCGATTCTTTCAAGTAACAAAGATTCTTAATCTAATCTTCTTCCGACGCAACAtgaatttatttgcataaattagCTGACACTTTTTGATTCAAACATGTGATGTAACTTGCTTATTTTGTAGACTTCTAATTGCTGAAGCTTTCAAGATGTAGGAAATGGTACAACTTTGTTATGATTTAGGTGGGAAGAAAAAGCTTTGTTatcggtccatgatgagctactGAGCACCTCATCACCTCAACATTTGTGATAGTTTCCGGTTTTTTGAAACTGAACCGAATAAACTGGAATAATTTGGTTCGATTTTGGGTCGGTCCGAATTGTAATATCAGTACGGTTCGGTTAAGAAAAAAATCACAATTTCAATTTTCAGTTATTTCGGTTTGGTTCAGTTTtcgaccgaaccgaccgaatgctcagccctaaaACTTAGCATCTCGTGTCCAGCAGTGGTatcgatcagggtatcaatccGTGGTAAGGGGTAGCAGTCCTTGGGATAAGCTTCATTTAAGTCAGTGAAGTCGATGCACATCCTTCACTTCCTATTGGCCTTCTTAACCATTACGGGGTTGGCCAACCACTCATGGAATTGCACTTCCTCAATAAAACCAGCTTCTAAAAGCTTCCCGACCTCATATTTAATGGCTTCCAGCCTATTAGGGGCGTAAGTTCTCTTCTTTTGCTTCACAACCTTTCGAGTCAGATCAACATTCAACCTATGAGTTATAAGGTTCGGGTCGATTCCACGCATATCAGCTGCTAtccaagcaaacacatcactgTTCTCTTGTAGGAAAGTTGTCATTTGGCCTTTCAAAGGCTTTTCCAGAGATCCCCAATATACGTGACCTTCTACGGGTCAAAGGGGTCTAAGGGAATTGGGACCAAGTCCTCGGTTGGCTTCCCTCACAGTTCGTCATTCTCTcggacatccatgtcttctatggggAGGACCTGCCCCCGGTTCCATCGGGCCTAAGTGTTGCAACATAGCAATTAAAGGTCATTTTCTgatctccttttgcttctctaACACAATTCCTAGTTGGGAACTTCAGAACCATGTGGTAGGTTGAGGGCATGACTTTAAATGCATGGATCCCTATTTTACCCATAATAGCATTGTAAGTAGAGGCTGCCTTAACAACCCACATCTGCGTGGCCTCCCTGGGCTCTTCCCCCATAGTTACGAGAAGTTGTATTACTCCTTCGAATTTGCATTCCACATGGTTAAATCCATAGATGGGTGCATCAGATGGAGTTAGTTGAGAATGATTGTAGCCCATCCTTATAAATGTATCATGGAAGAGAATATCCACAGAAGATCCATTGTTTACTAGGACCCTCATAACAGGAGTATTTTCAATTATCGATGTGATAACCAGGGGATCATcctgaggaaatttcaaaccttcaagaTCTGGGTCACCAAATTCAAGCGTTATCTCTGACTTAGAACACTTAGATGGCTCTCCAACTATGCTCATCACTTCTCTCACATAAGCCTTTCGAGAGTTCTTTATAGTACCAGCTATTGTAGGACCTCCTAATCATATTAATTACTGGCCCTCGGGGCTGTGGGTTGCGATCTATGTCGTTACCTCTTCAATCGTCGTCTCTTCGGTCAATATCTCTTTTTTAGCCTCTAGCCTCTTTACCCTTGGTAAAACGTCCGAACTTTCCCCTTTGTATcaaatactcaatctcatccttgagttgCCTACAATCATCAATGTCATGACCGACATCTTTGTGGAACCTGCAGTATCGACTCCTGTCTCATTTCtcggggtctccccttagtggcttcggcTATTTGAAATCTTTGTCTTTCTCAAATTCCATGAGGATTTGGCTCCTTGGGGCGTTCAACCTCACATATTTAGTGATGTTTGGTTTCTTattcttcttagaagaggagGAGTCGGGGCTTTTTCCAATCTGTGGATACTTGTCCTTGTCATTTACTCATGATCCGTCTTCTGCTTCATGTTTCCAGCAGGTTCATTATTCCCTGTTGTCTTCTTCAGACtttcctccaccttgatatacttttcggccctatcttggagctgcaacatgctttcaagAGGGGGTTTAGCTAGGGGCATCTTAAAAAATTCGTCTCTAATTCCTTGTTGTAGGGCCATAGCTACCTTATCGTCAAGATTAGGGACCTTCAAAACTTTCTTCGTGAATCGGTTCAGGTAGTCTCTCAGGGACTCTTTTGCTCCTTGGATTATGACCATGAGAGAGGGTGAAATCTTCTCGTGTACCGCGCCACTTATGAACTGCATGATTAAAGCTTGGCTCAAGTCCTTAAAGGATCCAAAAGAATTCAGGGGTAAA is a window from the Apium graveolens cultivar Ventura chromosome 1, ASM990537v1, whole genome shotgun sequence genome containing:
- the LOC141659058 gene encoding uncharacterized protein LOC141659058, with amino-acid sequence MSIVGEPSKCSKSEITLEFGDPDLEGLKFPQDDPLVITSIIENTPVMRVLVNNGSSVDILFHDTFIRMGYNHSQLTPSDAPIYGFNHVECKFEGVIQLLVTMGEEPREATQMWVVKAASTYNAIMGKIGIHAFKVMPSTYHMVLKFPTRNCVREAKGDQKMTFNCYVATLRPDGTGGRSSP